A genome region from Rhodanobacter thiooxydans includes the following:
- the purF gene encoding amidophosphoribosyltransferase, with protein sequence MCGIIGIVGTTEVASALYDGLTVLQHRGQDAAGIATVDGARLRLHKGNGLVRDVFGQSAMSGLRGRIGIGHCRYPTAGSEGSAEAQPFYVNSPYGIAFAHNGNLVNTDALRREMFQDDRRHINTDSDSEVLLNVLAHELQIQDRMELTPDHIFKAVAGVHARARGGYACIALLLGYGLIAFRDPNGIRPLVLGERISGEGREYAVASESVALDILGFKRIRDVAPGEAVIITDAGQLYTRRCAEGAPHTPCIFEYVYLARPDSMIEDVSVYKARLRMGEKLAEKILRERPDHGIDAVIPIPDTARTAASALAGALGVPFREGFVKNRYIGRTFIMPGQGERVKSVRRKLNAIDLEFRKKNVLLVDDSIVRGTTSKQIIQMARDAGAKNVYFASAAPPVRYPNVYGIDMPSASELVAAGRTEKEVEQAIGADWLIYQDLKDLIWAVQDGNEELKQFDASCFSGEYVTGLDQSYLAQIEMLRSDDAKAARRAG encoded by the coding sequence ATGTGCGGAATCATCGGCATTGTCGGTACCACCGAAGTGGCATCGGCGCTCTATGACGGCCTGACGGTGCTGCAGCACCGCGGCCAGGACGCGGCCGGCATCGCCACGGTGGATGGCGCGCGGCTGCGCCTGCACAAGGGCAACGGACTGGTGCGCGACGTGTTCGGGCAGAGCGCGATGAGCGGCCTGCGCGGGCGCATCGGCATCGGCCACTGCCGCTACCCCACCGCCGGCTCGGAAGGCTCGGCCGAGGCCCAGCCGTTCTACGTCAACTCGCCGTACGGCATCGCGTTCGCGCACAACGGCAACCTGGTCAACACCGACGCGCTGCGCCGCGAGATGTTCCAGGACGACCGCCGCCACATCAACACCGATTCCGATTCCGAGGTGCTGCTGAACGTGCTGGCGCACGAGTTGCAGATCCAGGACCGGATGGAGCTGACCCCGGACCACATCTTCAAGGCAGTGGCCGGCGTGCACGCGCGCGCCCGCGGCGGCTACGCCTGCATCGCCCTGCTGCTGGGCTACGGCCTGATCGCGTTCCGCGATCCGAACGGCATTCGCCCGCTGGTGCTGGGTGAGCGGATCAGCGGCGAGGGCCGCGAGTACGCGGTGGCGTCGGAGTCGGTGGCGCTGGACATCCTCGGCTTCAAGCGCATCCGCGACGTGGCGCCGGGCGAGGCGGTGATCATCACCGACGCCGGCCAGCTGTACACCCGCCGCTGCGCCGAGGGCGCGCCGCACACGCCGTGCATCTTCGAATACGTGTACCTGGCCCGGCCCGACTCGATGATCGAGGACGTGTCGGTGTACAAGGCGCGCCTGCGCATGGGCGAGAAGCTGGCCGAGAAGATCCTGCGCGAACGGCCCGACCACGGCATCGACGCGGTGATCCCGATCCCCGACACCGCGCGCACCGCCGCCAGCGCGCTGGCCGGCGCGCTCGGCGTGCCGTTCCGCGAGGGCTTCGTCAAGAACCGCTACATCGGCCGCACCTTCATCATGCCGGGGCAGGGCGAGCGGGTGAAATCGGTGCGCCGCAAGCTCAACGCGATCGACCTGGAGTTCCGCAAGAAGAACGTGCTGCTGGTGGACGACTCGATCGTGCGCGGCACCACCTCGAAACAGATCATCCAGATGGCCCGCGACGCCGGCGCGAAGAACGTCTACTTCGCCTCCGCCGCGCCGCCGGTGCGCTACCCGAACGTGTACGGCATCGACATGCCGTCGGCTTCGGAACTGGTCGCCGCCGGGCGCACCGAGAAGGAGGTCGAGCAGGCGATCGGCGCCGACTGGTTGATCTACCAGGACCTGAAGGACCTGATCTGGGCGGTGCAGGACGGCAACGAGGAACTGAAGCAGTTCGACGCTTCGTGCTTCTCCGGCGAGTACGTCACCGGCCTCGACCAGAGCTACCTGGCGCAGATCGAAATGCTGCGCTCGGACGACGCCAAGGCCGCGCGGCGGGCAGGCTGA
- a CDS encoding CvpA family protein, whose protein sequence is MNWTDDIILGVLALSVFVGLWRGLVSEVLALAIWIAAFWVAWMLGPAAAARLEHVIELSSARIIVGYGLCFVAVLILGALLRFVIGRLIEGTGLSGTDRLLGMLFGFARGVLLVTLLVFLVGFTAFTRDPWWRQSVLLPHFQHMAAWLGQQVPPGVREYLHPPATLGRWSGLPAARPDPISGKAPAPAASVRYPASPAAAGTAGPPRTF, encoded by the coding sequence ATGAACTGGACCGACGACATCATCCTTGGCGTGCTGGCCCTGTCGGTCTTCGTCGGCCTATGGCGCGGCCTGGTCTCCGAGGTGCTGGCGCTGGCGATCTGGATTGCCGCGTTCTGGGTGGCGTGGATGCTCGGCCCCGCCGCGGCGGCACGGCTGGAGCATGTGATCGAGCTGTCGTCGGCGCGGATCATCGTGGGCTATGGGCTCTGCTTCGTCGCCGTGCTGATACTCGGTGCGCTGCTGCGTTTCGTGATCGGCAGGCTGATCGAGGGCACCGGGCTGTCCGGCACCGATCGGCTGCTGGGCATGCTGTTCGGCTTTGCGCGCGGCGTGTTGCTGGTGACCCTGCTGGTGTTCCTGGTCGGTTTCACCGCGTTCACGCGCGATCCGTGGTGGCGGCAGTCAGTGCTGTTGCCGCACTTTCAGCACATGGCGGCCTGGCTGGGCCAGCAGGTGCCGCCGGGCGTGCGCGAATATCTCCACCCGCCGGCGACGCTCGGCCGGTGGTCCGGCTTGCCGGCGGCGCGGCCGGACCCCATATCGGGCAAGGCGCCCGCGCCGGCCGCGAGCGTGCGGTATCCGGCGTCACCGGCGGCGGCCGGCACGGCCGGTCCACCCCGGACTTTCTGA
- a CDS encoding ferritin-like domain-containing protein encodes MTDLHVAAKRCLDATDPAEKLRLTHETWQAFLAGELRADPASPPPAPIGPPGRPAKPQLVNARQLPQRGLGSAEGRAALVHAVAHIEFNAINLAWDAVYRYRGMPADYYRDWASCAHDEARHFTLLSDRLAELGYAYGDFDAHNGLWEMAEKTAGHDTARMALVPRVLEARGLDVTPGMIERLRGLGDERTVAILEVILREEVAHVAAGTRWYRHCCERDGLYPIETFFTLLRDYMGVNLRGPFNRPARLQAGFVEAELDRLAALAAELPGATGSFQSCSNRP; translated from the coding sequence ATGACCGACCTGCATGTCGCCGCCAAGCGCTGCCTCGACGCCACCGATCCGGCCGAAAAGCTGCGTCTCACCCATGAAACCTGGCAGGCGTTCCTCGCCGGCGAATTGCGCGCTGACCCCGCGTCGCCGCCGCCAGCGCCGATCGGACCGCCCGGCCGTCCCGCGAAACCGCAGCTGGTCAACGCCCGCCAGCTGCCGCAACGTGGCCTGGGCAGCGCGGAAGGCCGCGCCGCGCTGGTGCATGCGGTGGCCCACATCGAGTTCAACGCGATCAACCTGGCCTGGGATGCGGTGTACCGCTACCGCGGCATGCCGGCGGACTACTACCGCGACTGGGCCAGCTGCGCACACGACGAGGCACGCCACTTTACGCTGCTGTCCGACCGGCTGGCCGAGCTCGGCTATGCCTACGGCGACTTCGATGCGCACAACGGCCTGTGGGAAATGGCCGAGAAGACCGCCGGCCACGACACCGCGCGGATGGCGCTGGTGCCGCGCGTGCTGGAGGCACGCGGGCTGGACGTCACCCCCGGCATGATCGAGCGGCTGCGCGGCCTCGGCGACGAACGCACGGTGGCGATCCTGGAAGTGATCCTGCGCGAGGAAGTGGCCCACGTCGCCGCCGGCACCCGCTGGTACCGCCACTGCTGCGAACGCGACGGCCTCTACCCGATCGAGACGTTCTTCACCCTGCTGCGCGACTACATGGGCGTGAATCTGCGTGGGCCGTTCAACCGGCCGGCGCGGCTGCAGGCGGGCTTTGTCGAAGCCGAGCTGGATCGATTGGCGGCGTTGGCCGCAGAGTTGCCTGGCGCGACCGGGAGTTTTCAGTCTTGCTCAAACCGTCCGTGA
- a CDS encoding IS110 family transposase, with the protein MTNVVGVDVAKATFDVAVGLAKPGKFQTRAKVANREEGFQELMTWLDKHAPEAAVCMEATGIYHEALAIFLVQQGKTVYVANPAQVKYFGKSQLTRTKTDRTDAKLIAQFATSQQAGTHPMAPWMPPTAAQRTLRALVERLDDLKGMERMEANRLDVANDAVRDSVEASLKELRKQIKALEQRINNHIDKDPQLRYDAALMTSIPGIAKTTSASLLAALGDLRRFDAPGKLVAFAGLNPARRESGTLKGQVRISKTGAPGLRAKLYFPAICAKNHNPVVRAFCERLLARGKLPIVTVCAAMRKLLHLVWGVIHTNSLFDPDYPRHRLVASAHASPGCSLA; encoded by the coding sequence ATGACAAACGTTGTGGGAGTGGATGTGGCCAAGGCCACGTTTGATGTGGCCGTTGGTCTGGCCAAGCCGGGCAAATTCCAGACACGCGCCAAGGTGGCCAATCGTGAAGAAGGCTTCCAGGAGTTGATGACCTGGTTGGACAAGCACGCGCCGGAAGCGGCGGTGTGCATGGAAGCGACGGGGATCTATCACGAGGCACTGGCCATCTTCCTGGTACAGCAAGGCAAGACGGTCTACGTGGCCAATCCGGCGCAAGTAAAGTACTTCGGCAAGAGCCAGCTGACGCGAACCAAGACCGACCGCACAGACGCCAAGCTCATTGCGCAGTTCGCCACCAGTCAGCAGGCCGGCACCCATCCGATGGCGCCGTGGATGCCGCCGACAGCGGCCCAGCGCACCTTGCGCGCGCTGGTCGAACGGCTGGACGATCTCAAGGGCATGGAGCGGATGGAAGCGAACCGACTCGACGTCGCCAATGACGCCGTACGCGACTCGGTGGAAGCGTCGCTCAAGGAACTGCGCAAGCAGATCAAGGCGCTGGAGCAGCGCATCAACAATCACATCGACAAGGATCCCCAGCTGCGCTACGACGCGGCGTTGATGACGTCCATCCCCGGCATCGCCAAGACCACGTCGGCCTCCCTGCTCGCCGCACTGGGCGACCTGCGACGCTTCGACGCGCCGGGCAAGCTGGTCGCCTTCGCCGGCCTCAACCCGGCACGGCGCGAGTCGGGCACGCTCAAGGGACAGGTCCGGATCTCCAAAACCGGTGCCCCCGGCTTGCGCGCCAAACTCTACTTTCCCGCCATCTGCGCCAAGAACCACAACCCCGTGGTTCGTGCCTTCTGCGAACGGTTGCTCGCACGCGGGAAGCTCCCCATCGTGACCGTGTGTGCCGCCATGCGGAAGCTCCTGCACCTAGTCTGGGGCGTCATCCATACCAACTCGCTGTTTGATCCTGACTACCCCAGACACCGCCTCGTTGCCTCTGCGCACGCATCACCTGGATGCTCGCTTGCATAA
- a CDS encoding hydantoinase B/oxoprolinase family protein: protein MIDSSKILSASDAITLEIIQSSLQAIADEMFAALRKTAMSAVIYEVLDAGTGITDGKGNLASSGAGIPGFVGVLDKSVKRVLELHSKSGDIQPGDVFITNDPYYGGVTHLNDNILLMPVFADGEIVAWTANIAHWNDVGGAFPGSLSPAAKEIFQEGLRLPAVKLIDRGQPIRAVLDIIRVNTRLPAFLEGDLWAGVASARIGAKRIEELVAKYGKGIFIAAMKQFMDYGEQVARNGLRALPKGRYSIEEEQDSGVVYKATIEITDDAFIVDLRDNPDQDTGPNNCSHDDSIVSAQMIFKNITGSYGVTNGGTFRPLQVLTRPGSVFNAQEPAAVGIYYEVGMRLYDLLWRCLAPHLGDRLPSGHFSSICGTFIGGTNPDTGRYFTIVEPQIGGWGGSAQGDGNNAMFSSMHGETFNCPVEIAETRYGLYVDRLSLNDEPGGEGEHRGGKGIVLEYRVRSDNCFLTASYSRNKHRPWAMRGGKEGSANYIRVIRANGEAQNLAIVNTLTVNRDDVIRIVTASGAGYGDPKKRARAAVEDDIKNGYISRERVAEIYG, encoded by the coding sequence ATGATTGATTCCAGCAAGATCCTGAGCGCGAGCGATGCGATCACGCTCGAAATCATCCAGAGCTCGCTTCAGGCAATCGCCGACGAGATGTTCGCCGCACTGCGCAAGACCGCGATGAGCGCGGTCATCTACGAGGTGCTCGATGCCGGTACCGGCATTACCGACGGCAAGGGCAACCTCGCTTCGAGCGGCGCGGGCATTCCAGGCTTCGTTGGTGTGCTCGACAAGTCCGTCAAGCGCGTGCTCGAACTGCATTCAAAATCTGGCGACATCCAGCCCGGCGACGTATTCATCACCAACGATCCGTACTACGGCGGCGTCACCCACCTCAACGACAACATCCTGCTGATGCCGGTGTTCGCCGATGGCGAGATTGTCGCCTGGACCGCGAACATCGCGCACTGGAACGACGTCGGCGGTGCGTTCCCCGGCTCGCTTTCGCCCGCAGCGAAGGAGATCTTCCAGGAAGGCCTGCGCCTGCCGGCAGTGAAGCTGATCGACCGCGGCCAGCCGATCCGTGCCGTACTCGACATCATCCGCGTCAACACACGCCTGCCGGCCTTCCTCGAAGGCGACCTCTGGGCCGGCGTAGCCTCCGCGCGCATCGGCGCCAAGCGCATCGAAGAGCTCGTTGCCAAGTACGGCAAGGGCATTTTCATAGCTGCGATGAAGCAATTCATGGACTACGGCGAGCAGGTGGCACGCAACGGTTTGCGCGCACTGCCGAAGGGCCGCTACTCGATCGAGGAAGAGCAGGATTCCGGCGTCGTCTACAAGGCGACGATCGAGATCACCGACGACGCCTTCATCGTCGACCTACGCGACAACCCCGACCAGGACACCGGCCCGAACAACTGCAGCCACGACGACAGCATCGTCTCCGCGCAGATGATCTTCAAGAACATCACCGGCTCCTATGGCGTGACCAACGGCGGCACGTTCCGCCCACTGCAGGTGCTGACCCGCCCGGGTAGCGTATTCAATGCGCAGGAGCCGGCCGCGGTCGGCATCTATTACGAAGTCGGCATGCGCCTGTACGACCTGCTCTGGCGATGCCTGGCCCCACATCTCGGAGATCGCCTGCCAAGCGGTCATTTCTCCAGCATCTGCGGCACATTCATTGGCGGCACGAATCCGGACACAGGGCGCTATTTCACCATAGTCGAACCACAAATCGGTGGCTGGGGCGGTTCCGCGCAGGGCGACGGTAACAACGCGATGTTCAGCTCGATGCACGGCGAGACGTTCAACTGCCCGGTCGAGATCGCTGAGACACGCTACGGCCTCTACGTCGACCGCCTATCCCTCAACGACGAACCTGGCGGCGAAGGCGAACATCGCGGTGGCAAAGGCATCGTGCTCGAATACCGCGTGCGCAGCGACAACTGCTTTCTCACCGCGTCGTACTCGCGCAATAAGCACCGCCCCTGGGCGATGCGCGGCGGCAAGGAAGGTTCGGCGAACTACATCCGCGTAATCCGTGCCAACGGCGAAGCGCAGAATCTGGCCATCGTCAATACGCTCACCGTCAATCGCGACGACGTGATTCGCATCGTCACCGCGAGCGGCGCCGGCTACGGCGACCCGAAGAAGCGCGCACGCGCCGCGGTCGAAGACGATATCAAGAACGGCTATATCAGTCGCGAACGGGTGGCGGAAATCTATGGCTGA
- a CDS encoding hydantoinase/oxoprolinase family protein, with protein sequence MSTPVTIRVATDVGGTFTDLVYFRTDPHNGHQEVITAKTDTTPPNFERGVLNVITKAKVPVREVAFLAHGTTVVINALTERKGVKVALITTEGFRDTLEIARGNRPDFFNLGYRKPESFVPRHLRRELPGRIGPNGAERTPLDLSALPAIVEDFRREGVVAIAVCLLHSYANPAHEVRVLDEVRRLWPEVSTVASHQITREWREYERTNTAVLSAYVQPIAGRYLADLKRGLNDEGLAGQLYVMQSNCGVDSIERASRIPITMVESGPASGFWGAAELGRLIGEPNLLALDIGGTTAKCSLIENGQVRIMTDYWIERGATSAGYPIMVPVVDLVEIGNGGGSIAWLDEFGKLRVGPKSAGSTPGPAAYGRGGTQATTTDANLALRRINPEYFCGGTIQADLGAVDRALAPLAAGLGMSPIEVARGIVRIANHNMVNALKLVSMNRGHDPRDFTLVAFGGGGPMHAVSLATELNMRRVVIPRAADVFSAWGMLMSELRRDFFVSRLIPLDGTNAGAIEALFGESTAMALEQFGTEGIAPERVKFLRYAKLRYENQEHHVEVMMPDGALDADAIASITIGFHQVYEREYTYRLNAAVEFIGLHLVALADVGKLQPAKLPVSGRKVSEALKSRRDVDYATQGEHTADIYDGALLEPGMQFRGPAVIETSGTTILIHPGNRVRIDDYGNVIVDLDTEEFRHD encoded by the coding sequence ATGTCCACACCCGTTACCATCCGTGTCGCCACCGACGTTGGCGGCACGTTCACCGACCTTGTCTATTTCCGTACTGACCCGCACAACGGGCATCAGGAAGTGATCACGGCGAAGACCGACACCACGCCGCCGAACTTCGAGCGCGGCGTGCTGAACGTTATCACCAAAGCCAAGGTGCCGGTGCGCGAAGTCGCATTCCTCGCCCACGGCACCACGGTCGTCATCAATGCGCTGACCGAACGCAAGGGCGTAAAGGTCGCGCTGATCACTACCGAAGGTTTCCGCGACACGCTTGAGATCGCGCGCGGCAACCGACCCGACTTCTTCAATCTAGGCTATCGCAAACCGGAAAGCTTCGTGCCGCGCCATCTGCGTCGCGAATTGCCCGGACGCATCGGGCCGAACGGTGCGGAGCGCACGCCGCTCGATCTCTCCGCACTGCCGGCGATCGTCGAGGACTTCCGCCGCGAAGGCGTCGTTGCAATCGCGGTCTGTCTGCTGCACTCCTACGCCAATCCCGCTCACGAAGTGCGCGTACTCGACGAAGTGCGACGCCTATGGCCCGAGGTCAGCACGGTCGCCTCGCATCAGATCACACGCGAATGGCGCGAATACGAGCGCACCAACACTGCCGTGCTCTCGGCCTACGTGCAGCCAATCGCCGGGCGTTATCTTGCCGACTTGAAGCGAGGCCTGAACGATGAAGGTCTGGCGGGTCAGCTCTATGTGATGCAGTCCAACTGCGGCGTCGATTCGATCGAGCGCGCCAGCCGCATTCCGATCACGATGGTCGAATCGGGCCCGGCGAGCGGTTTCTGGGGCGCCGCCGAACTCGGTCGCCTGATCGGCGAGCCGAACCTTCTCGCGCTCGACATCGGCGGCACCACCGCCAAGTGCAGCCTGATCGAGAACGGCCAGGTGCGCATCATGACCGACTACTGGATCGAGCGCGGCGCAACGAGCGCGGGCTACCCGATCATGGTGCCAGTGGTCGACCTCGTCGAGATCGGCAACGGCGGCGGCAGCATCGCCTGGCTCGACGAGTTCGGCAAACTGCGCGTTGGCCCGAAGTCGGCCGGCTCGACGCCGGGCCCGGCCGCGTACGGGCGCGGCGGCACGCAGGCGACGACGACCGACGCCAACCTCGCCCTGCGCCGAATCAATCCGGAGTATTTCTGCGGCGGCACGATCCAGGCCGATCTCGGCGCGGTCGACCGCGCGCTTGCACCGCTCGCTGCGGGCCTCGGCATGAGTCCCATCGAAGTCGCACGAGGCATCGTGCGCATCGCCAATCACAACATGGTCAACGCGCTCAAGCTCGTGTCGATGAACCGTGGCCACGACCCGCGTGACTTCACCCTCGTCGCTTTCGGCGGTGGCGGCCCGATGCACGCGGTCTCGCTCGCGACCGAACTGAACATGCGCCGCGTCGTCATCCCGCGTGCCGCCGACGTGTTCAGCGCCTGGGGCATGTTGATGAGCGAGCTGCGTCGCGACTTCTTCGTCAGCCGGCTCATTCCGCTCGACGGCACGAACGCCGGCGCGATTGAAGCCCTGTTCGGCGAGAGCACCGCAATGGCACTCGAACAGTTCGGTACCGAGGGCATCGCGCCCGAACGCGTGAAGTTCCTCCGCTATGCCAAGTTGCGCTACGAGAATCAGGAACATCATGTCGAAGTCATGATGCCCGATGGCGCGCTCGACGCAGACGCCATCGCTTCGATCACGATCGGATTTCATCAGGTTTACGAACGCGAATACACCTATCGCCTCAACGCCGCGGTCGAGTTCATCGGCCTACATCTGGTCGCACTCGCCGACGTCGGCAAACTGCAGCCAGCCAAGCTGCCGGTCAGCGGACGCAAGGTGAGCGAGGCACTCAAGAGCCGGCGCGATGTCGATTATGCGACGCAGGGCGAGCATACCGCCGATATCTACGATGGAGCCCTGCTCGAACCCGGCATGCAGTTCCGAGGCCCCGCGGTGATCGAAACCTCGGGCACGACAATACTTATCCACCCCGGCAACCGTGTCCGCATCGACGACTACGGCAACGTCATCGTTGACCTCGACACGGAGGAGTTTCGTCATGATTGA